One part of the Sphingobacterium sp. LZ7M1 genome encodes these proteins:
- the gcvP gene encoding aminomethyl-transferring glycine dehydrogenase has product MSNIFYQEKFEDRHNGPSSAQVEEMLNVLSVGSLDELIDQTVPAQIRKKQALNLPPALSEVAYLEKIAQIAEKNKVFKSYIGQGYNDVILPGVIQRNVFENPGWYTQYTPYQAEIAQGRLQALLNFQTMVSDLTGLEIANASLLDEATAAAEGMFMLYSTRKNKDANVFLVTPNVYPQTLDVLQTRAVPFGVEIRVADLTVENLTDDVFATYIQYPAADGTVNDYKEFSAYAHDKDITVCVGTDLMSLALLTPPGEWGADVVVGNSQRFGVPMGFGGPHAAFFATKDTYKRNIPGRIIGVTSDSNGEYALRMALQTREQHIRRDKASSNICTAQALLAIMASFYAVYHGPKGIKNIASRINDLTKLADKAIQALGYEQVNESYFDTLRFDVGKEVDGLKSEALNHELNFFYQDGTVGISIDETTTFDDIQTIVKVFAKVKGKHITDVDMDGIVKELGTSIPEHLERSSEYLTHPVFNSYHSESEMLRYIKSLEAKDLSLCHSMIPLGSCTMKLNATTEMVPVTWARFGGLHPFAPVDQTSGYMQLINELNDWLCEITGFAKMSFQPNSGAQGEYAGLMVIRAYHHSRGDFDRNICLIPASAHGTNPASASMAGLKVVVVKCDDRGNIDVEDLKAKATEHAAHLNSLMVTYPSTHGVFEEPIVEICNIIHENGGQVYMDGANMNAQVGLTSPGFIGADVCHLNLHKTFCIPHGGGGPGMGPIGVAEHLVPFLPNHEIIEISGEEGISAVSAAPFGSASILVISHAYIAMMGGEGLTNATKTAILNANYIKARLEQHYPVLYAGANGRCAHEMILDCRGFKNVGIEVADIAKRLMDYGFHAPTVSFPVAGTLMVEPTESESKAELDRFCDALIGIRAEIAAVENGEADQKDNVLKNAPHTARVVTGDEWDRPYSRQTAAYPIEYLRVNKFWPSVGRVNDSQGDRTLICSCPPMEAYAEI; this is encoded by the coding sequence ATGAGTAACATATTTTACCAAGAAAAATTTGAGGATCGCCATAATGGTCCAAGTTCTGCGCAAGTAGAGGAAATGTTGAACGTGCTTTCAGTAGGTTCTTTGGATGAATTGATCGATCAGACCGTTCCTGCACAGATTCGTAAGAAACAAGCTTTGAACCTTCCTCCAGCACTTAGTGAGGTTGCGTATTTGGAAAAAATAGCTCAAATAGCTGAAAAGAACAAGGTATTCAAATCCTATATCGGTCAGGGATATAATGATGTGATCCTTCCGGGAGTTATTCAACGTAACGTTTTTGAAAATCCAGGATGGTATACTCAATATACGCCTTACCAAGCGGAAATCGCTCAGGGACGTTTGCAAGCCTTATTGAACTTCCAAACCATGGTTTCTGACCTTACTGGTTTAGAGATTGCAAATGCTTCGTTACTGGATGAGGCTACTGCTGCAGCTGAAGGTATGTTCATGTTGTACAGCACACGTAAAAACAAGGATGCAAATGTTTTCTTGGTGACTCCAAATGTGTATCCTCAAACCTTGGATGTATTGCAAACAAGGGCCGTTCCTTTCGGTGTTGAGATCAGGGTTGCAGATTTAACTGTAGAGAACCTAACGGACGATGTGTTTGCCACATACATCCAATATCCAGCAGCTGATGGTACGGTAAATGATTATAAAGAATTTTCTGCTTATGCCCACGATAAAGACATCACGGTATGCGTAGGTACAGACTTAATGTCATTGGCATTGTTGACTCCTCCGGGAGAATGGGGTGCGGATGTCGTTGTAGGTAACTCGCAACGTTTTGGTGTACCTATGGGATTCGGTGGACCTCATGCTGCTTTCTTCGCAACTAAGGACACTTATAAACGTAATATTCCAGGAAGAATCATCGGTGTTACTTCTGATTCCAATGGTGAATACGCTCTGCGTATGGCTCTTCAGACCCGTGAGCAACACATCCGTAGAGATAAAGCTTCTTCAAACATCTGTACAGCACAGGCGTTGTTGGCTATCATGGCTTCATTCTATGCAGTTTACCACGGTCCAAAAGGAATCAAAAATATCGCTTCCCGTATCAATGACTTGACGAAATTAGCTGATAAGGCTATCCAGGCATTGGGTTACGAACAAGTTAATGAATCATACTTTGATACCCTACGTTTTGACGTGGGCAAAGAAGTTGATGGCTTGAAGAGCGAAGCTTTGAACCATGAGCTAAACTTCTTCTACCAAGACGGTACAGTTGGTATCTCTATCGATGAGACCACTACTTTTGATGATATCCAAACCATCGTGAAAGTATTTGCTAAGGTAAAGGGCAAGCACATTACCGATGTTGACATGGATGGAATCGTTAAGGAATTAGGAACTTCTATTCCAGAACACTTGGAAAGATCTTCTGAGTACTTGACTCACCCAGTATTCAATAGCTATCACTCCGAGAGTGAAATGCTTCGTTATATCAAATCTTTGGAGGCAAAAGACCTTTCATTGTGCCATTCCATGATTCCTTTGGGATCATGTACCATGAAATTGAACGCAACGACAGAGATGGTTCCAGTTACTTGGGCTAGATTCGGTGGATTGCACCCATTTGCACCTGTTGACCAAACTTCAGGTTACATGCAATTGATCAATGAATTGAACGATTGGTTATGTGAAATCACAGGATTTGCCAAGATGTCTTTCCAACCAAACTCTGGTGCACAAGGTGAATACGCTGGATTAATGGTAATCCGTGCTTACCACCACAGCCGTGGAGATTTCGATAGAAACATCTGTTTGATCCCTGCATCTGCACATGGTACCAACCCTGCATCTGCTTCTATGGCAGGCTTGAAGGTCGTTGTCGTTAAATGTGACGATCGTGGTAATATCGATGTGGAAGATTTGAAAGCAAAAGCTACCGAACATGCAGCTCACTTGAACTCCTTGATGGTGACCTATCCGTCGACTCACGGAGTATTTGAAGAGCCAATTGTTGAAATCTGTAATATCATCCATGAGAATGGTGGTCAAGTATATATGGACGGTGCAAACATGAATGCTCAGGTAGGGTTGACTAGCCCAGGCTTCATCGGAGCAGACGTTTGTCACTTGAACTTACACAAGACTTTCTGTATTCCTCACGGTGGTGGAGGTCCAGGTATGGGTCCAATCGGTGTAGCAGAGCACTTAGTTCCTTTCTTGCCTAACCATGAGATCATTGAGATCTCTGGAGAAGAAGGGATTTCAGCTGTTTCAGCGGCTCCATTCGGTTCAGCTTCTATCTTGGTCATCTCGCATGCTTACATCGCTATGATGGGCGGAGAGGGCCTTACAAACGCTACCAAGACTGCCATCTTGAATGCCAACTATATCAAAGCTCGCCTAGAGCAACATTACCCAGTATTATATGCTGGTGCCAATGGTCGTTGTGCACACGAGATGATCTTGGATTGCCGTGGATTTAAGAACGTTGGAATCGAGGTTGCTGACATCGCTAAGCGTTTGATGGACTATGGTTTCCACGCTCCAACAGTATCCTTCCCAGTTGCTGGTACCTTGATGGTTGAGCCTACGGAATCAGAATCAAAAGCAGAATTAGATAGATTCTGTGATGCATTGATCGGTATCCGTGCCGAGATTGCTGCAGTTGAGAATGGAGAGGCAGATCAAAAAGACAACGTTTTGAAAAATGCACCACATACCGCTAGAGTGGTTACAGGTGATGAATGGGATAGACCATATTCTCGTCAGACTGCAGCTTATCCTATCGAATACTTAAGAGTAAACAAATTCTGGCCTTCAGTGGGTCGTGTGAATGATTCTCAAGGAGATAGAACATTAATCTGTTCATGCCCTCCGATGGAAGCATACGCAGAGATCTAA
- a CDS encoding DUF1080 domain-containing protein yields MKTYLSLLSILVLFLLGTQFAEAQKKLFQFGVEKSFDESILNAKTKGKAIQWIDVNTSDTTWKAKGNLLQNSGNPIGVVRSEKMYENFIMHVEWRHLEKGGNSGIFVWCDAKADPKSRLPMGMEVQMLELDWVNINAVDGKQQPIAYVHGELFGAGGMTASPDNPRGERSKSLENRCLGVGEWNKYTVVCVDGTVKLAVNGKFVNSIRLASKRKGYLCLEAEGAKMEFRNLQVIELEPGMDRPEFVVDPL; encoded by the coding sequence ATGAAAACCTACCTATCTCTATTATCGATTCTTGTATTATTCCTTTTAGGTACTCAATTTGCAGAAGCACAAAAGAAGCTGTTCCAATTTGGAGTGGAAAAGAGCTTTGACGAATCCATCTTAAACGCCAAAACCAAGGGCAAGGCTATCCAATGGATTGATGTCAATACCTCCGATACCACTTGGAAGGCGAAAGGAAACCTTCTTCAGAACAGCGGTAATCCGATAGGTGTAGTACGTTCGGAGAAGATGTATGAGAACTTTATCATGCATGTCGAGTGGAGACATCTGGAGAAAGGCGGCAACTCCGGGATTTTTGTATGGTGCGATGCCAAGGCAGATCCGAAAAGCAGGCTTCCGATGGGAATGGAAGTGCAGATGTTGGAGTTGGACTGGGTAAATATCAATGCAGTAGATGGCAAGCAACAGCCAATTGCCTATGTCCACGGTGAATTGTTCGGAGCCGGAGGGATGACCGCATCACCAGACAACCCAAGGGGCGAAAGGAGTAAGTCTTTAGAAAACAGGTGCCTCGGAGTAGGAGAGTGGAATAAATACACTGTTGTCTGTGTGGACGGGACAGTGAAATTAGCGGTTAATGGTAAATTCGTAAACAGTATCAGGCTTGCCTCCAAACGAAAAGGTTATCTTTGTTTAGAAGCTGAAGGGGCTAAAATGGAATTCAGGAACCTTCAGGTTATTGAATTGGAACCCGGAATGGATCGCCCAGAGTTTGTGGTTGATCCCTTGTAA